One genomic window of Candidatus Pseudobacter hemicellulosilyticus includes the following:
- a CDS encoding SusC/RagA family TonB-linked outer membrane protein, whose product MKHLFNLRSLVCLLTVVFTTLSAVAQTPLQVRGTVLAENGEALEGVTVNYAERGSRRNQLSTTNSKGVFTTGTLKAGATYDFIFSYVGFGAETIKGFVVKEGEDNTLLVRMKSSDKNIDEVVVTALGIKRDQKALGFATTTLGGEDVTDAISNNWSDALKGKVAGLNLLQTGSGPLNSTRINLRGDRAMSLDDNDALIIVDGVPMINSRGRGGSGTAEAYGAGVSGDKDIPIDFGNGLSDINPDDIESITVLKGAAATALYGSRAGNGALIITTKSGKRKGGGIGVTVNSNSSISDVLRWPDWQYEYGQGNNNRNANGDLYYSYNLSADGANTGSTSSAFGPKFNGQEYFQYDPVTETQGATRTPWVPYKNNIKDFWRTGSNFTNSVALDGGNENFSARASITHTKNEWIMPNTGFERLVAAFNSSMKLSEKLKVNAKITYTNKTSDNLPGTGYNNQSIAYFMIFQNPNVDLGWYEPRWKKGQEQIAQIHPFSSYIENPYLIAYEMTNSLNNNNIDGSLQATYTFNDKFDLMLRSGIATRQDQRAQRRPWNTANFPQGYYKEQDVFFMEYNNDFLFSYHDKLSKDFQIRASVGGNQRYNRYKASNAVVRGLLLPGVYKLSNAMDRALAEGNRLEESKINSLYALANLSWKEKVFVDITGRHDYASTLPQLNNNYFFPSVSTSTILSDLFRLPSVISFAKLRLSWAKVGMDTDPYRTSKAYGISNFPGSADAPTTLHNNDLKPRMVESWETGLNVFLFRKRINLDISLYTNNTVNEVIQVPLDITTGFSSKFINAGKVRNRGIELMLSGNPVETKNFTWTATATWTKNENRILRLSDDLEGSEQPIASSGNASIIATVGGSTGDIWGFGLVRNEEGKVVFDAATGMALRPADITKIGNAYADWRAGLVNEFRYKQFRFVATLDGQYGGMIYSQSFHKMTEQGKLKHTLYGRETGTVIGDGVVKTADGKYETNTKAVAVNSWYGDYYRRANVETNSFDASYIKLRELRLEYSLPASFVKKIKMTGVSVALYGRDLAMISDFPIFDPETASLNGSSIVPGVEMGQMPTPRTMGVNITLKL is encoded by the coding sequence ATGAAGCATTTATTCAACCTGAGATCATTGGTTTGTTTGCTGACAGTGGTATTCACCACCCTGTCTGCTGTAGCACAGACACCCCTGCAGGTGCGTGGCACAGTGCTGGCGGAAAACGGTGAAGCGCTGGAAGGCGTAACCGTTAACTACGCAGAGCGCGGCTCCAGAAGGAACCAGCTGTCCACTACCAACAGCAAAGGTGTATTCACCACCGGCACGCTGAAAGCCGGCGCCACCTACGATTTTATATTCAGCTATGTAGGTTTCGGCGCTGAGACCATTAAAGGTTTTGTAGTGAAGGAAGGAGAGGATAATACCCTCCTGGTAAGAATGAAAAGCAGTGATAAAAATATTGATGAGGTGGTAGTGACCGCCCTGGGTATCAAACGCGATCAGAAAGCCCTGGGTTTTGCCACCACTACGCTGGGCGGTGAGGATGTCACCGACGCCATCTCCAATAACTGGTCCGATGCCCTCAAAGGCAAAGTGGCCGGTCTTAACCTGCTCCAGACAGGGTCAGGCCCATTGAACTCCACCCGCATCAACCTGCGCGGCGACCGCGCCATGAGCCTGGACGACAATGACGCCCTGATAATAGTAGATGGCGTACCCATGATCAACTCCAGGGGCAGAGGCGGATCAGGCACAGCAGAAGCCTATGGCGCCGGCGTTTCCGGAGACAAGGATATTCCCATTGACTTTGGCAATGGCCTGAGCGATATCAACCCGGACGATATTGAATCCATCACCGTCCTCAAAGGCGCTGCCGCCACTGCCCTCTACGGCAGCCGGGCCGGTAACGGCGCCCTGATCATCACCACTAAATCCGGTAAAAGGAAAGGCGGCGGCATTGGTGTTACCGTTAACTCCAATTCCAGTATCAGTGATGTACTGCGCTGGCCCGACTGGCAATATGAATATGGCCAGGGCAATAACAACAGGAATGCCAATGGCGACCTGTACTATTCCTACAACCTCTCTGCTGACGGCGCCAATACCGGCAGCACCTCCAGCGCCTTTGGTCCCAAATTCAACGGCCAGGAATATTTCCAGTATGATCCCGTAACAGAAACACAGGGCGCTACCAGGACCCCCTGGGTGCCTTACAAAAATAACATCAAGGATTTCTGGCGCACAGGCTCCAACTTCACCAACAGTGTGGCGCTGGATGGCGGCAATGAAAACTTCTCCGCCCGCGCCAGCATCACCCATACCAAGAATGAGTGGATCATGCCCAATACCGGCTTCGAGCGCCTGGTAGCAGCATTCAATTCCAGCATGAAGCTGTCCGAAAAACTGAAGGTGAACGCTAAGATCACCTATACCAATAAAACCAGCGACAACCTGCCCGGCACCGGTTACAACAACCAGTCCATTGCGTATTTCATGATCTTCCAGAATCCTAATGTGGACCTGGGCTGGTACGAACCCCGCTGGAAGAAAGGGCAGGAGCAGATTGCACAGATCCACCCTTTCAGCTCCTATATTGAGAATCCCTACCTGATTGCATATGAGATGACCAATAGCCTCAACAACAACAATATTGATGGAAGCCTGCAGGCTACTTATACTTTCAACGATAAGTTTGACCTGATGCTGCGCTCCGGTATTGCTACCCGCCAGGACCAGCGCGCACAGCGCCGCCCCTGGAACACGGCCAATTTCCCACAGGGATATTATAAAGAACAGGATGTATTCTTTATGGAGTACAACAACGACTTCCTGTTCAGCTACCACGATAAGCTCAGCAAGGACTTCCAGATCCGCGCTTCTGTTGGCGGCAACCAGCGCTATAACCGCTACAAGGCAAGCAATGCTGTAGTACGCGGCCTCCTCCTGCCAGGCGTTTACAAGCTCTCCAATGCTATGGACAGGGCGCTGGCTGAAGGCAACAGGCTGGAAGAAAGTAAGATCAACAGTCTGTATGCACTGGCTAACCTTTCCTGGAAAGAGAAGGTCTTTGTGGATATCACCGGTCGTCATGACTATGCATCCACACTGCCCCAGCTGAACAACAATTATTTCTTCCCCTCTGTAAGCACCAGTACAATCCTGAGTGACCTGTTCAGACTACCTTCAGTGATCTCCTTTGCCAAGCTCCGGCTTTCATGGGCTAAAGTAGGTATGGATACAGATCCTTACCGGACCAGCAAAGCCTATGGTATTTCCAACTTCCCCGGTTCAGCAGACGCCCCCACCACACTGCATAACAATGACCTGAAACCCCGGATGGTGGAATCCTGGGAAACCGGGCTGAATGTATTCCTGTTCAGGAAACGCATCAACCTGGACATCAGCCTGTATACCAACAATACCGTGAATGAGGTGATCCAGGTGCCCCTGGATATCACCACCGGTTTCAGCTCCAAGTTCATCAATGCCGGTAAAGTGCGTAACCGCGGTATTGAGCTGATGCTGAGCGGCAACCCCGTTGAAACAAAGAACTTCACCTGGACAGCCACCGCCACCTGGACCAAAAATGAGAACAGGATCCTGCGCCTGAGTGATGACCTGGAAGGTTCAGAGCAGCCCATCGCCAGCAGCGGTAACGCCTCCATCATTGCCACCGTAGGCGGTTCCACTGGTGATATCTGGGGATTTGGACTGGTAAGAAATGAAGAAGGAAAAGTGGTATTTGACGCTGCTACCGGTATGGCGCTTCGCCCCGCCGATATCACCAAGATCGGCAATGCCTATGCCGACTGGCGCGCCGGCCTGGTCAATGAATTCCGTTATAAACAATTCCGTTTTGTAGCCACCCTCGATGGCCAGTATGGCGGTATGATCTATTCTCAGTCGTTCCACAAAATGACCGAGCAGGGCAAGCTGAAACATACGCTCTATGGCCGTGAGACCGGCACCGTTATTGGTGATGGCGTGGTAAAGACAGCCGATGGTAAATACGAGACCAATACCAAAGCGGTAGCCGTCAATTCCTGGTATGGCGATTACTACCGCCGCGCCAACGTAGAGACCAATAGCTTTGACGCCTCCTATATCAAACTGCGCGAGCTGCGCCTGGAATACAGCCTGCCCGCCAGCTTTGTAAAGAAAATAAAAATGACCGGTGTCAGCGTGGCCCTCTATGGCCGTGACCTGGCCATGATCTCTGACTTCCCCATCTTCGACCCGGAAACAGCATCGCTCAATGGTTCTTCCATTGTGCCCGGCGTGGAAATGGGCCAGATGCCTACCCCCCGCACAATGGGCGTAAACATCACCCTGAAGCTCTAA
- a CDS encoding TonB-dependent receptor: MTLRPFFNALLGFGLLWLPASGSSQVADTGTVLKKVTVSALRKLNPFQQSMPAQVLDRNTLQQLNALSVGEATRYFSGVLVKDYGGIGGLKTISVRSLGANHTGVAYDGLLLSEAQSGQIDLGKLSIDNIESAALFVGQPADLLMPARLYTYASVLQLRTGAQTVDTSHRLAGRIGLRAGSFGMINGSGLINYAFSSRVTSSLNLEWQQADGNYPFTAYEGNAGKTDRANSDIQSFRAEYDLGIRLSDSNRIRIKTYFYDSDRGLPGMVVLYASPSRQRLADRNFFTQASWQRSFSPKHRLLLSSKYSYNYNRYTDPDYANTQRYLKNTFHLQETYLSIAYAYTPISNLSLAYSSDYFITSLRRTDTFVVNFPGPTRNSLLNNVSARWSQGPLEIQGNLLHTYQQDRVKQGKAGEVISRLSPAISLGYELLPMLRLRLLYKDIFRTPSFNDLYYTNFGNTDLRPEHARQYNAGASLRWAGHPVFLTGQLSVDAYVNQVTDKIIAIPRQNLFQWSMLNLGKVTSKGLDVSLLLEKEWTRGLLLSARLAYTYQQALDKTSKSSVLYNTQVPYIPEHSGSVVLNARYRQWGLGYNVLLSGYRYRLGEAIPENLVKEWATQDLQVSYQLAPEKAIQYRISLELNNLFNKQYEVIRYYPMPGSNYRLGLTLTFR; this comes from the coding sequence ATGACCCTGCGCCCATTTTTTAACGCATTACTTGGCTTCGGCCTGCTCTGGTTACCTGCTTCCGGCAGCAGCCAGGTGGCTGATACCGGAACGGTATTGAAGAAAGTGACCGTGTCCGCCCTGCGCAAGCTGAATCCTTTTCAGCAATCCATGCCGGCGCAGGTGCTGGACCGCAATACCCTGCAGCAGCTCAATGCCCTTTCGGTAGGGGAAGCCACCCGTTATTTTTCCGGTGTGCTGGTCAAAGACTATGGCGGTATCGGCGGCCTCAAGACCATCTCGGTACGCAGTCTGGGCGCCAACCATACCGGCGTTGCCTATGACGGCCTGCTGCTCTCTGAAGCACAGTCGGGCCAGATAGACCTCGGTAAACTTTCCATCGACAATATCGAAAGCGCCGCCCTGTTTGTAGGCCAGCCGGCCGACCTGCTGATGCCGGCGCGGTTGTATACCTATGCCTCCGTGCTGCAGCTGCGCACCGGCGCACAGACCGTGGATACCAGCCACCGGCTGGCAGGACGTATCGGGCTGCGGGCAGGTTCATTTGGCATGATCAATGGCTCCGGCCTGATCAATTATGCCTTCAGCTCCCGTGTGACCAGCTCCCTCAACCTGGAATGGCAGCAGGCCGATGGCAATTATCCTTTTACCGCCTATGAAGGCAATGCCGGGAAAACAGACCGCGCCAATTCCGATATACAGTCCTTCCGCGCCGAGTACGACCTGGGCATCCGCCTGAGCGACAGCAACCGGATCCGCATCAAGACCTATTTCTATGATTCGGACCGCGGACTGCCGGGCATGGTAGTACTGTATGCCAGCCCCAGCCGGCAACGACTGGCAGACCGCAATTTCTTTACACAGGCCAGCTGGCAGCGGTCCTTCTCCCCAAAACACCGGCTTTTGCTCAGCAGCAAGTACAGTTATAATTACAACCGCTATACCGATCCCGACTATGCCAATACACAGCGGTACCTGAAAAATACTTTCCACCTGCAGGAAACTTATTTATCTATCGCCTATGCCTATACGCCTATCAGTAATCTGTCCCTGGCTTACAGCAGTGATTATTTTATCACCAGCCTTCGCCGGACCGATACTTTTGTGGTCAATTTCCCGGGCCCCACCCGCAACAGCCTGCTCAATAATGTCTCAGCCAGGTGGAGCCAGGGGCCATTGGAAATACAGGGCAACCTGCTGCATACCTATCAGCAGGACCGCGTAAAGCAAGGCAAGGCCGGGGAGGTTATCAGTCGCCTCAGCCCCGCCATATCCCTGGGTTATGAACTGCTGCCCATGTTGCGACTGCGTTTACTGTACAAGGATATTTTCCGTACCCCCAGCTTTAACGATCTCTACTATACCAATTTCGGGAATACTGATCTGCGGCCGGAGCATGCCCGCCAATACAATGCCGGCGCCAGTTTACGGTGGGCCGGGCATCCTGTTTTCCTGACCGGGCAACTGTCGGTGGATGCCTATGTGAACCAGGTGACTGATAAGATCATCGCTATCCCCCGGCAGAACCTGTTCCAATGGAGCATGCTGAACCTGGGCAAAGTGACCAGCAAGGGACTGGATGTAAGCCTGCTGTTGGAAAAAGAATGGACCAGGGGACTGCTGCTGTCTGCCCGCCTGGCCTATACCTACCAGCAGGCGCTGGACAAGACCAGTAAAAGTTCTGTGCTGTACAACACTCAGGTGCCCTATATCCCGGAACATTCTGGCAGCGTGGTGCTGAACGCCCGTTACCGGCAATGGGGCCTTGGCTACAATGTGCTGCTGTCCGGCTACCGGTACCGGCTGGGCGAGGCCATCCCGGAAAACCTGGTCAAAGAATGGGCCACGCAGGACCTGCAGGTCAGCTACCAGCTGGCGCCTGAAAAAGCCATCCAATACCGGATAAGCCTGGAACTGAATAATCTTTTCAATAAACAATACGAGGTCATCCGTTATTACCCCATGCCAGGATCTAACTACAGGCTTGGCCTGACCCTGACATTCCGGTAA
- a CDS encoding calcineurin-like phosphoesterase family protein, translating to MKLFLSMVAGTCFSLAAFSQETAKGYVYLDQNNNSKKDKKEKGIAGIAVSNGVLVTQTNDKGYYELPVGKDNIIFVIKPEGYKVAVNERNQPAYYYIHKPEGTPASFKYKGSAPTGALPASIDFPLTSTPVEDNFTALIFGDPQPYTREEIDFFSRGVVSEVEGIKDIQFGLSLGDLVGDNLDLHSPYIDAVQKVGIPWYNVMGNHDMNYDAQTDSLSDETFEQNFGPANYSFNYGKVHFIVLDDILYPDPRDGKGYWGGFRKDQLDFVENDLKLVDKNKLIVISMHIPLQQYNDAYRKEDRLRLFSILKGFENSLVMSAHTHLQRNDLYTEKDGWPNSKPLHEYNAGTTSGDWYSGELNEQGVPISTMRDGTPKGYAFLRFKGNEYVIDYKVAGKPASYQIDIFSPKVIPFQKRTSARIFANFFMGQERSKVEFRIDDKEWKDMDLAESHDPLFLDLLHRWDFTDKLMPGRRPSNPEESTHLWSGAFPANLTEGQHTIEVRATDMFGRAFTQQKTFKVERQ from the coding sequence ATGAAATTGTTCCTATCTATGGTGGCCGGCACCTGCTTTTCGCTGGCCGCTTTTTCCCAGGAAACTGCCAAAGGGTATGTATACCTGGATCAGAATAACAACAGTAAAAAAGACAAAAAGGAAAAAGGCATCGCCGGCATAGCCGTCAGCAATGGCGTACTGGTGACCCAGACCAACGACAAAGGATATTATGAGCTGCCCGTAGGCAAGGACAATATCATTTTCGTGATCAAACCGGAAGGATATAAAGTAGCCGTCAACGAGCGTAACCAGCCCGCATACTACTATATCCATAAACCCGAAGGCACACCGGCCAGCTTTAAATACAAGGGCTCTGCACCCACCGGCGCCTTACCGGCTTCCATTGATTTCCCGCTGACCAGCACGCCCGTGGAAGATAATTTCACGGCCCTGATCTTCGGTGATCCCCAGCCCTATACCCGGGAAGAGATCGATTTCTTCTCCAGGGGCGTGGTGAGTGAAGTGGAAGGGATCAAGGACATACAGTTTGGCCTCAGCCTGGGCGACCTGGTAGGGGACAACCTGGACCTGCACAGCCCCTATATTGACGCCGTACAGAAAGTAGGCATTCCCTGGTACAATGTAATGGGTAACCATGATATGAACTATGATGCACAGACCGATAGCCTGTCGGACGAGACCTTTGAGCAGAACTTTGGTCCCGCCAACTATTCCTTCAACTACGGCAAAGTGCATTTCATTGTCCTGGATGATATCCTGTATCCCGATCCCCGTGACGGAAAAGGCTACTGGGGCGGTTTCCGCAAAGACCAGCTGGATTTTGTGGAGAACGACCTGAAGCTGGTGGACAAAAATAAGCTGATCGTTATCTCTATGCATATTCCCCTGCAGCAGTACAATGACGCCTACCGCAAGGAAGACCGCCTGCGCCTGTTCAGCATCCTGAAAGGATTTGAGAACAGCCTGGTGATGTCCGCCCATACCCACCTGCAGCGGAACGACCTGTACACCGAAAAAGATGGCTGGCCCAACAGCAAGCCCCTGCATGAGTACAATGCGGGCACTACTTCGGGCGACTGGTATTCCGGTGAGCTGAACGAGCAGGGCGTACCCATCTCCACCATGCGTGACGGCACACCCAAAGGCTATGCCTTCCTGCGTTTCAAGGGCAATGAATATGTGATCGATTATAAAGTGGCCGGCAAACCCGCCAGCTACCAGATAGACATATTCTCACCCAAAGTGATCCCTTTCCAGAAAAGGACTTCGGCCCGGATCTTTGCCAACTTCTTCATGGGACAGGAGAGATCCAAAGTGGAATTCCGCATCGACGATAAGGAATGGAAGGACATGGACCTGGCAGAAAGCCATGATCCCCTGTTCCTGGACCTGCTGCACCGCTGGGATTTCACGGACAAGCTGATGCCCGGTCGCCGGCCCAGCAACCCCGAAGAATCCACGCACCTGTGGTCAGGCGCCTTCCCCGCCAACCTGACTGAAGGCCAGCATACCATTGAGGTAAGGGCCACTGATATGTTTGGCAGGGCCTTTACACAGCAAAAGACCTTTAAGGTAGAGCGCCAGTAA
- a CDS encoding SusD/RagB family nutrient-binding outer membrane lipoprotein, translated as MKRFIYTGLVSAMALGFSSCDKDFEELNTDPNRIDKVTPGSLLTPVIYNMSTYFTVRSYDFTWEIMQVGLGFGAYQGSTGGVHRYEVTESAGNGTWNTCYKWLRNVREMEAAAEIYNAPVYKAVAATLKAYIGGILTDAFGDVPFSEALMAEDGITQPKFDTQEEIYRSLISQLQEANTIYAAGGTMTGNDLLYGNSVAKWRKFNNSLLMRMLLRLSKRTELNTLATLKQLIADPTTYPVFTSNAEAALVKITGTSPYDYAWARRQDYVNFNAMSEYFVNLLNNQEDPRRPLFMTKATKLENNVLVDIGYVGIPSAHSGDESQFKFNPSTPNGDLMIYTTLGTEIIEVIMGYAEVEFIKAELAFRDGDMTAAKAAYDKGVAAGITQWKNGAVPAGYLEKPAIAFNSSLEQILTQKYIALTFNDYQQWFEYRRTGYPALPKTEYMLHNGVMPTRFMYHNDVRRFNADNHRIAAERIGGDDVMTKVWWEK; from the coding sequence ATGAAACGTTTTATATACACAGGGCTGGTATCCGCCATGGCGCTTGGTTTCAGCTCCTGCGACAAAGATTTTGAAGAACTGAATACTGATCCCAACAGGATTGATAAAGTAACACCCGGCAGCCTGCTGACCCCGGTGATCTACAATATGAGTACCTATTTCACGGTGAGAAGTTATGATTTCACCTGGGAGATCATGCAGGTAGGTCTCGGCTTTGGCGCCTACCAGGGCAGCACCGGCGGCGTACACCGCTACGAGGTAACAGAATCCGCCGGCAACGGGACCTGGAATACCTGTTACAAATGGCTCCGTAACGTCCGTGAAATGGAAGCAGCCGCAGAGATCTATAATGCGCCGGTCTATAAAGCTGTGGCCGCCACGCTGAAAGCGTATATCGGCGGTATCCTTACGGATGCCTTCGGCGATGTGCCATTTTCCGAAGCCCTGATGGCCGAAGATGGCATTACCCAACCCAAATTTGATACGCAGGAAGAGATCTACCGTTCCCTGATCAGCCAGCTGCAGGAAGCCAATACCATCTATGCTGCCGGCGGCACCATGACCGGTAATGATCTCCTGTACGGCAACTCGGTGGCTAAATGGCGCAAGTTCAACAACTCGCTCCTGATGCGTATGCTGCTGCGTTTGTCCAAACGCACTGAGCTGAATACCCTGGCCACCCTCAAACAGCTGATTGCTGATCCCACCACTTACCCGGTGTTCACCAGCAATGCCGAGGCCGCCCTGGTGAAGATCACCGGAACCTCTCCCTATGACTATGCCTGGGCCCGCCGCCAGGACTATGTGAACTTCAACGCCATGAGCGAATACTTCGTCAACCTGCTCAACAACCAGGAAGACCCGCGCCGCCCGCTCTTCATGACCAAGGCCACAAAGCTGGAGAATAATGTCCTGGTGGATATTGGTTATGTAGGTATCCCCAGCGCCCACTCCGGTGATGAATCCCAGTTCAAATTCAACCCCAGTACGCCCAATGGCGACCTGATGATCTACACCACCCTGGGCACCGAGATCATTGAAGTGATCATGGGTTATGCCGAAGTGGAATTCATCAAAGCGGAACTGGCCTTCCGGGATGGAGATATGACCGCCGCCAAAGCAGCCTACGATAAAGGCGTTGCAGCCGGCATCACCCAGTGGAAGAACGGCGCCGTGCCAGCCGGTTACCTGGAAAAACCCGCCATAGCTTTCAACAGCAGCCTGGAGCAGATCCTCACCCAGAAATACATTGCACTTACTTTTAATGACTACCAGCAATGGTTTGAATACCGCCGGACAGGTTATCCCGCACTGCCTAAGACCGAATACATGCTGCACAACGGTGTTATGCCCACGCGCTTCATGTACCACAATGATGTTCGCCGGTTCAACGCCGATAACCACCGCATTGCCGCCGAACGCATTGGCGGGGATGATGTGATGACCAAAGTATGGTGGGAGAAATAA
- a CDS encoding LLM class flavin-dependent oxidoreductase, which produces MEIGISTFVERTPDPVTGQTVSEQQRLQDLMEEVALMDQLGLDVFAVGEHHRPDFVASSPAVILAAAAAITKNIKLSSAVTVLSSDDPVRVFQDFATVDLLSKGRAEIMAGRGSFIESFPLFGYNLKDYDELFVEKLDLLLQLNKTEVVNWKGKHRPAIEDLGIYPRPYGQELPVWIAVGGTPQSVVRAASYGLPLAMAIIGGSPEHFVPLADLYKRTYLKNGHELSKMQLSVHSHGYIADNTQQAADEFYPSYHYVMSQLGRERGWPPMGRQQYDAMRGPGGSLLVGSPEEVTEKILYEQELFGLTRFLLHISVGTMPHKQVMRAIELLGTKVAPAVRKHLAGKTVIQAQDQAE; this is translated from the coding sequence ATGGAAATAGGAATCAGCACCTTCGTAGAAAGAACGCCCGATCCCGTGACCGGGCAAACCGTTTCAGAACAGCAGCGTTTGCAGGACCTGATGGAAGAAGTAGCCCTCATGGACCAGCTGGGACTGGATGTATTTGCGGTAGGAGAACACCATCGCCCTGATTTTGTGGCCTCCTCCCCCGCCGTTATCCTGGCCGCTGCCGCCGCTATTACCAAAAACATCAAATTATCCAGTGCGGTCACCGTACTTAGCTCGGATGATCCGGTACGTGTGTTCCAGGATTTTGCCACGGTAGACCTGCTCTCCAAAGGCCGGGCCGAGATCATGGCCGGCAGAGGTTCCTTCATTGAGTCCTTTCCGCTCTTCGGGTATAACCTGAAAGATTATGATGAATTATTTGTAGAGAAGCTGGACCTGCTCCTGCAGCTCAATAAGACTGAAGTGGTCAATTGGAAAGGTAAACACCGCCCTGCCATTGAAGACCTTGGTATCTATCCCCGCCCCTACGGTCAGGAATTGCCTGTCTGGATAGCAGTGGGCGGCACGCCGCAGTCAGTAGTGCGTGCGGCTTCCTATGGCCTGCCGCTGGCCATGGCCATTATTGGCGGCAGCCCCGAACATTTTGTACCCCTGGCTGATCTGTACAAACGTACTTACCTGAAGAACGGTCATGAGCTGAGCAAGATGCAGCTGAGCGTACACTCACATGGATATATAGCCGATAACACGCAGCAGGCGGCGGATGAATTCTATCCCTCCTATCATTATGTAATGTCACAGCTGGGCCGTGAACGCGGCTGGCCGCCCATGGGCCGGCAGCAGTATGATGCTATGCGTGGTCCCGGCGGCTCCCTGCTGGTGGGCAGCCCGGAAGAGGTGACGGAGAAGATCCTGTACGAACAGGAGCTGTTTGGCCTCACCCGCTTCCTCCTGCATATCAGTGTAGGCACCATGCCGCACAAACAGGTGATGCGTGCTATTGAGCTGCTGGGCACTAAAGTAGCGCCGGCAGTAAGGAAGCATTTGGCGGGGAAGACAGTGATACAGGCGCAAGATCAGGCTGAATAA
- a CDS encoding MFS transporter codes for MNGIVQPDPRKARIAISVFFFLSGFGFATWASRIPTIQQQLGLNEAELGAALFALPAGLMITIPITGFLLSRFSSRYIMLIGALCFNAMMCLIGFVDQYWQLILVLLLFGASRNLFNISANAQSIGLQAMFKQSVIASLHGIWSIAGFAAAAIGALMVSLHVLPVWHFLAVSILLTGAGLYFFPYTVPQMPSAAERKASFVLPNRTMLKYGLICFACMACEGTMYDWSAIYLKKATGASAGLATVGYALYMIAMTAGRFAGDKLVNAIGIKAMLRYSGILITIGLLLSALLPYTVISIIGFILVGLGVSCVVPMTFSMAGRVKGMTGGPAIAAVSTVGYMGFLIVPPVVGFVAEAFHLRWSFVLISLLGGLILWMVTKLREA; via the coding sequence GTGAATGGAATTGTTCAACCCGACCCCAGGAAAGCCCGTATCGCTATTTCCGTTTTCTTTTTCCTTTCCGGATTTGGATTTGCCACCTGGGCAAGCCGCATTCCCACCATCCAGCAGCAGCTGGGATTGAATGAGGCTGAGCTGGGCGCTGCCCTTTTTGCTTTGCCGGCGGGCCTGATGATCACCATTCCAATTACCGGTTTTCTCCTGAGCCGCTTCAGCAGCCGCTATATCATGTTGATCGGCGCACTCTGCTTCAACGCCATGATGTGCCTTATTGGCTTTGTAGACCAGTACTGGCAGCTGATCCTGGTCCTGCTGCTTTTTGGCGCTTCCCGGAACCTGTTCAATATTTCCGCCAATGCCCAGTCCATCGGGTTGCAGGCTATGTTCAAACAATCCGTCATTGCCAGCCTGCATGGGATCTGGAGCATTGCCGGATTTGCCGCTGCCGCCATCGGCGCGCTGATGGTTTCTTTGCATGTGCTGCCCGTCTGGCATTTCCTGGCAGTGAGTATTCTCCTGACCGGCGCCGGATTGTATTTCTTTCCCTATACCGTACCACAGATGCCTTCGGCAGCTGAAAGAAAAGCCAGCTTTGTGCTGCCCAACCGTACCATGCTGAAATACGGCCTGATCTGTTTTGCCTGCATGGCCTGTGAAGGCACCATGTACGATTGGAGCGCCATCTACCTCAAAAAAGCCACCGGCGCCTCTGCCGGGCTGGCTACCGTTGGGTATGCGCTGTACATGATTGCCATGACTGCCGGTCGTTTTGCGGGTGATAAGCTCGTTAATGCCATTGGCATCAAAGCTATGCTGCGCTACAGCGGCATCCTGATCACTATCGGCCTGCTGCTGTCGGCCCTGCTCCCCTACACCGTCATCAGTATCATTGGTTTTATCCTGGTAGGCCTGGGTGTTTCCTGTGTGGTGCCCATGACCTTCAGCATGGCGGGCAGGGTAAAAGGCATGACAGGCGGCCCTGCTATTGCGGCCGTATCCACCGTAGGGTATATGGGCTTCCTCATAGTGCCGCCTGTAGTGGGTTTTGTGGCCGAAGCCTTTCACCTGCGCTGGTCCTTTGTGCTGATCTCCCTGCTGGGCGGATTGATCCTCTGGATGGTGACGAAGCTACGCGAAGCGTAA